GGTGCGGTGCATAGCTCGCAGCAGATCGGTACTGCTTTTTCACGGTACTTTCTATGAGAGGGTACCTTGTGAACGATTATTTGTTGTTAGAAATTCAACACTGAGTGAAGCGGCCAGGAAAGAGATAACTAGCATTTAGTGATGAAGCGAAGGCTGGTCGTCTTGTACAGTCTGGAGACAAATCCAGTCTCCGGGGTCCTACTTTGTTCTCCGGAATCATTAGCCATTCGGAGCTACGCGCCAGAGCCAGAGTCACAATCAAATCATCAATTAGAGGCTCACGTTCCATCAACAAAACAATAAGGAAATACCtaaaactcatctagatgagatataatttaatCTCATTTATTTTAAAACTAGAACAGATACAATCcatgtcagcacacacgcatcttaaagcatcacatccaatggctataaaagatgaatgagaccaaattatatctcatctagatgagttctagcaaaattgAAACAATAACCCACTCCTAAGCATGGCCCGGCATAGCTTTGTTTGCGAGTGCATTCATGCCGCTGCATGGCAAACTGTCATGGCTAATAAACAGTGATGTCCGGCTACCCAGTGCAAATCTACAGTAAGGATCACACTGTCAGCTACTACATGGACGTAACGTACGTACAGTTCTGCCACAGTTGTGACGGTAACACGTATCAAACCCGATCGGGACCCGAGCTGTTTGGGTTTTACGAGTAGTCGTGGACAATCTCGTCCGACTCCACGCGGCGGCGACGCCGTTGCTGGATCACAGAGCCATGCATCACGTACGCCAGCCATTCATGCAGCCGGCCGTGGTCGACGACGCCCCACTCCTCCGTGGCCGGGCAGCTGCCAGGCCAACAGAAAACCCACGGCGCTGCCCGTGTGCGGTGGCCGTGGCACGCGCTGCCTCATTCCCGCCGCTCCGACAGACAGACCGGCCGCCGTGCCGTAGTCATCGCCGACTGCGCACGGACGCATCGCGCGCAAGTAGGAGAGGCAATGATAGATGGGTGCTGTTGCCGGTATCAGCGTACGCCCGCACGCCGCTATCTGGTCCAGCATCTGAAGAAGGCGTCGCAATTGTTAATTAGCGCAGCTGTACTGCCGCGCGCAGCCGATGCCTCTGTCCGTATCTGCTAATCCGCCGACGGGACCACGACAAGCATGGCCATTTAAGCAAAGCTATTCGGGGGTGTGCACAACAAAATTTGGACTTGAGCAATCGGGTGCGAGACCACGGAGCAGTGCGACGGGACGACGCGCGGCGACGTCTCAAAAGGATAAGGACGGCCGGCGAGGTCGCACGGTGCTAGGTGTAGCACACAGACACAGGCCGTGCGCATCAAAGGAGGAAATGTCAGACGTAAATAAATGCCAAACTGAGTAGTGGCTTTTATTGGTTTTATTTTGGGCACCCTTGGAGAGAAGTGATAGCCTGCATCGATGGAGAACTGTACATGGAGTGGCCCTAGCTATCCTAGTGAGCGAGGGTGCAGGACATTGGATTCCTTTCCAGCCCCGGCGCCCATGAACGCGGATACGGCTCGTGTTAAGCGGGGGCTACTCTGACACTCACGCTATCTAGATCTACACAAGTGAATGATCCGAAAATGCCTTTTGGAGCTCGGCCTACATGGAGGTCGGTTTTTGAAAAACACAAAAATcatgaaaattcatatttttacaattcaaaaaaatctgaaaaaaattacagatatacatggaggcataacacatgtgtgtaaatttttaggacgaaatacgttgaaatgaaggctgtgcaaaaaagacaaatctgaggCCTTTTAACACATGTTACTATTCATCCTCAAAgtccagaaatttgtctttttctatAGGTCGCATTTCGAAGTATTTCATCTTGAATTTTTACACACACATGCATTTCATCCGTGTATAGTTACATATTTATTTTGAGAATTTTTTGAAGtcaaaaagtttgaattttgaatttttcaaaaataaagggCTTCATGGAGCTCGGTCACCAAAACTGAATGATCCAGCAATCTTGCCGAAATTAACGAGTCCCATGCGTAGCTCTGCGTCGTAGTACTACCACTACCTCTTAGGCTGAGCGGCTGACACGCATGGCCCCGGTACACACACGAGGTACGTACTAGCAAGAAAACACCAGGGATCACGGACTAGGCTGGCTAGGCGGTACTGGACGGGGGGCTTAACAACAGGCGGCGCCGTAGTGATCCCCGTTCCCGAATCAATGCGTGGCAGGCAATAACTAGGTGATCGTATGTACACACGCGTCGTGGTACGCCAGTCAGTAGCTGCGGTCACGTACCTCTCGTGTACATACTCGGGGCAAGTCTGCATGCATACTACCACTACCAGGAGGTATGACTCGTATGAGTAGCCACGCCCTGCGCCAAATGGCAAGCATGCCATGCCCGGCGCACACGCGCACCGTGGTGACCAGTCCTCAGGCCGTCACGCGGCACGGTGGCAGGGCGTCCTCCCCGCCGCGCGGCGCGGCGCCATCCCCACGCGCGTGGGCGAGTGACCACACAATCGCGCGCCGGGACAAACCCACGGACACTCCACGTAAAGATTAGCCAGCCAGCCGCGGGCACCGGGCCAGAGCACGCCCAGACTGCGCTGCGTCCGTCCACGGcccgcctcctctcctccctccacgCCTTTCGCGGCGACCGAGACGCCTCAAGGCAAGGCCCCCATGCCGCCGACGCGACGGGCGGACGGGACGGCACGGAGGCGAGCACGCCGCGCCGCGCCAAGCCCGGCGGGACGCCTCGGAGCGGACAGAAAGAGGACGGGCCGTGCCGCGCAGTGCGTCGTCGACCGGCACAAAAGGCAGCGGATTTCGGTCGACGGCGACGCGCGGTGTCGCACACGCCTCGCCTTTCTCGAGCCGGAACAGAGCCCGGCCCGGGCGTGCGTGCAGAATCGGCTGGGAAAGCGCGGCCGCGTATCAGCCTTTCTCCGTCCTGCTCCATGGTTTTCCCCGAATTCCACGGGACAGCAGCCTCGTGCTAAAGCTGCCCCGTCCGACAAACCCCTCTTTTCTCAGCGACCTTGTGTTTACACAAGCCACACCCTTGCACTGTCGCTGTTCGGCCCAGACCAGTCGCATTACACACGAAAAGATGTGAAAATTCGAATGCAATGCCAACTTCTAGCAAGAAGTTTACTAGAAAAGCGACTTCACATTGGGGGCACGGAAATATTTTACATGCATACTACTCGTACTAGCACCGCCAGATTATTGCATCCAGACGGCGGCGAGGGGATACGCTAGGAGTTCATCGCGGCCGAAAAGACAAGCTTTTTGCCACGTTAAGACAAGAGAGTAGAGCGCACACGTATGCACGCACGTTTTCTTAATCCGGCATCATGATGCGAGTACCAACTAATAGTAGTATTAAAAATGCTACTAGCATCTAGGCTAAGATTTGATTGAGTACGGCGATCGCCACTCCGGGGTCCGGACGGCCCGGCTCACGCGCCGTCGACGCCGTCCTTGGTGTCGGCCGCGCCGTCGGCCTTCGGCTCCGTCATGGACCTCAGCAGCGGCGACTCGGACCCTACGGGGTTGTGAGAGAAAGCAgagggatgttatcatctatggacCTGAATGTCACAGGACGCGGGGACGGAAATGAGTGGGGCTTGTGGTACCTTTGGACGCGTTGAAGGAGCGCTTGCAGTGCGCAATGGCGCCCTGGATGCCGTCCTGCAGCTGCAGCAGCGAGTCGTCGCGGCGCTGCGGCTGCGCGGGGGTCGGTGATGTGGCCGACGGCGACGGCGCGGCCGCCACGGCGGAGGACGCGGAGCGGCTCTTGCCGAGGCGCTTGCACGCCTGCTTCAGGCCGGCCGGCACGCTGGCGCGCGGAGCGCGCACGCCGCACGCGACGACGACGGGCTGTGGCGGCGGGGCAGGTGCCGCACGAGGCTGGGAGGGGGCGGGGGAGGGTGTCGCGGAAGGGGACGGCGAGGGTTCGGGCTCCGCGTCCGTCTCCTCGCCCTCGCTGGCGCCGGCGAACCGTAGGCGCTCGCCGTAGCGGCGGGAGACCTTGACGTACAGGGGCTTGATTTTGTTCAGGTACTTGAGCATAACCTCCTTGGCGAAGCGCCGCTCCTCGGCGGTGATCGCCACCGCGTCGGAaggctgaggtgcctgcaccgccgGCCTGGCCGCGCCGGTGCCAGCGCCGGCGTCGGAGGTGCGAGAGCTGTTGTCACGCGTGAAGAGCGACACAAACGGCGCGTCGTCCACCCGGAACTTGATCAAGAAGCGGTTCGTCTTGGGCGCCGGGGAACCGCCGGCAGCACCACCCGCGTTGCCCTCCGCCGGAACGGGAACCTTCGGCTTCCTCAGCTTAAGCAGAAGCACGCGGAACTTGGTCGCCGGACGGAGGAACGACGCCGCCGGGGCCTCCGCCgtcgcagcaggctccgcctcctTCCCGACGCCGTTCTCAGCCTCACTGACCGGCACCACCGGCTCCACGGCCACCACCTCGCCGCCGGACGCGGCATCGCCGGCGACGGAGAAGTTGAactcgaccctctcttcctccgCGTCCGACGCGGCGCTCTCGTCGCCCGGCACCGCGAACTCGAGGTCGAAGAAGGCCGCGTCGTCTTCCACCACGTCCGCGCCCCCACCACTTCCACCCCCTTCACCACCTTCCTCACACGCCAACGCGGCAATGGTCGTGGCCGGCACGGCCGTGCGCTGGTTGCCGGCGACCGCTCCGCCGCGCAGGTACTTGAGAAGGCTGAACGACTCCATCACGCCCAGAGAGGCCGAGCTCACTCCACTCCCTCACCCCTCTACTTCTCTTGATTGTCTCTCTCCACACTCAAATAAAAAGACTCTTTCGGGGGAGGCTTTTACCTTTCGGGGAGGAGGAGGACAAGGTGGTGGCGCCGCTGCCTCGCATCGCTGGGGTAATAGATGAGCTCATGAGCAGCGGCAGGCGGTCAGAGGCGAGGGGCCAGTGGCCGCGGTGGGGCCCGACGGTTTCGGCGGGGCCCGTGTCCGTGTGCCGTCTGGGGCGGGTCTCGCGTGATCTCGCCCGCTCGTCGCCCAATCAGCCGCCAGCATCGAACGAGGAAATAGGTAGCCACCGGATTTCTTCGAATTTATTTTGCTGAAACTGTGAGTGACCAGACTTCTCAGTTGGGATTTTCTATGCTGCGATGGATCACATGGCACGAGTGACGTGGGCTTTGGCTGCACATGCTCGGCATGAACTGCTTCGTGTCCTCCTCCTCGCTGCGGGATGGGCTGGGCTGTGCTGCGGATGGTAAATCTAGCTTTATCTAATCGGAGTTCAACGACCGTCCGACTAGAGACAAAACGCCTATCTATTCAATCGTCACTTGATTTTGTGCACATCATCAAAGCATCCGATCCTGGAGACGACTcggatggcttcttcttcttcctcagagaAACAAACGCCTTGTGCGTGCGTGCGTACTCACGGATCACAATGATCTCTGTCTGCCTCTTGGAGCACACAGCACAGCACAGGAGATGCATGCTACACTGAATCTGATCTGATAAAAGTCGATGGGCTTCTGTCAGGCGAGCGCGAGTACCGGCGCTGAGACAGTCGATCGGCTGATAATTTCTTACTTATGACCGAGGAATGCATTTCTTTTTGCTGTAGAATCATGGCAATCATGATGTTCCTTcaatcctttttcctttttctttccttgAAAGAACCCGCGGCTCGGCGTGGCAGCTAGTCAATTCTACGCGGTGCTCTCAAAGTTGAAACTGCCGCTGTGGACTGTAGTTGATTTGGTGACCTGCACATCTCACTGTGCAGATTCCTGTCCGCTGCCGGAAACAGTAGGCGACCATGACCTCTGCGCGCTCATAATAGCCGTCGATTGCGCCGGTACAGGAACTTCCAGGAAATAGAGAATTGGAGCATCGTCCTACGCTCTGAGCTTCAGAAATGCTGGCGAGAATGAATTGCCGTCAGATGTTAATTTGCGTATAAGAGCAAACTAGATTGTTTCTGGGGAGCCTAGAGAGACGGAGAAACAATATACACATTTGTTGTTGTGTTCTTTTCTAACCGGGCTGGAAAGGGAGAAAGCAGGCTTAAAGCATCAAAACCCTAATCTGTAGTtgtatggttaggaggacagtggtatatATGCGGTTCATCAAAGTTGAAAACCTGGATTTGACATTGGTGCTTGTATTCAGTTTTGGGTGGCGCTCCCTGCTCCCTGGCAGGCATGGTGCTCGGCAGCGGTTGCTACGTCCGATGGCTCTGCTCCTAGTCTGTCGTGGGCAGATCTGACACGGCGGCTGCTGTTTTAGCGACCGGTGGCCTCCCCGAGGTGCGGCTGGCTGCTCTGTGTCTCTTTGTTGACGGGTTGGCCTTGGTTTGATGGTCTTGCCAACACCGGTGTGGATCGTTGAGGTGGTGTTTGGAAGCTCGGGTGAAAACCCTATCTTGGTCTTCGGCCTATGACCAGCGATGGTAACGCCTGTGGGCGTCGTGGACCTTCTTGGAGGCATCGTTGTCTTGCTTTCTCACCCCTCGCGCTCAGGGCGGTCGATGCAACTCCGGGGGAAAACCTAGATTCATGTGATCAGACGAAGACGGCGTCTTGACATCGTATCCCCTCTCGAGGGCTTTGTCTTTGGAGCGGGGCATTGGC
The Triticum dicoccoides isolate Atlit2015 ecotype Zavitan chromosome 3A, WEW_v2.0, whole genome shotgun sequence genome window above contains:
- the LOC119267648 gene encoding probable membrane-associated kinase regulator 2 — its product is MESFSLLKYLRGGAVAGNQRTAVPATTIAALACEEGGEGGGSGGGADVVEDDAAFFDLEFAVPGDESAASDAEEERVEFNFSVAGDAASGGEVVAVEPVVPVSEAENGVGKEAEPAATAEAPAASFLRPATKFRVLLLKLRKPKVPVPAEGNAGGAAGGSPAPKTNRFLIKFRVDDAPFVSLFTRDNSSRTSDAGAGTGAARPAVQAPQPSDAVAITAEERRFAKEVMLKYLNKIKPLYVKVSRRYGERLRFAGASEGEETDAEPEPSPSPSATPSPAPSQPRAAPAPPPQPVVVACGVRAPRASVPAGLKQACKRLGKSRSASSAVAAAPSPSATSPTPAQPQRRDDSLLQLQDGIQGAIAHCKRSFNASKGSESPLLRSMTEPKADGAADTKDGVDGA